From a region of the Odontesthes bonariensis isolate fOdoBon6 chromosome 4, fOdoBon6.hap1, whole genome shotgun sequence genome:
- the tlr3 gene encoding toll-like receptor 3, which translates to MLQFVHRQSQVFETMCVPRSCLLLRILLICNFISGPYRCLASQKKATCKLQDGRADCSHLSLSAIPPDLPTNITSLDMSHNRLARIPPDSLNRYSGLLHLDISYNSITKLDGALCQSLPLLQTLNLKHNEVHLLKDEDLSHCTGLIQLNMGSNRLKLQGEPFSVLQNLKFLDVSMNKLLSAKLGSQPQLPSLVKLSLGHNDFTTLAREDFSFLKLSHYLQVLNLSSVPLKMLESGCFKPISGLRTLILDGSIVGSRSLISKLCSELSGTAIDALSLQKMRLITLTNTTFTGLQRTNLTLLDLSGNAMEKIGEGSFQWLSRLESLILSNNKIKHLTNGTFQGLKMLKKLQLTKALVKGQKSSLPVIDDFAFHPLSTLESLILQGTAIYQITEHTFTGLTSLTELDMSWSSYMHTSDRSITNKTFGSLADSPLRKLNLTGNSLNQINPGSLSALGNLTILLLDHNFIKQTLTGSELEGLTYLQELHMTNNFQSVNLTSSSFVNVPNLRVLTLGKSLKAEALNQEPSPFWPLANLTVLDLSNNNIANIRENMLEGLVNLRVLKLQHNNLARLWKMANLGGPVLFLKEAQRLITLEMDYNGLDEIPMNALRGLSNLKELSLSNNLLNFFKYSVFDDLQSLRVLRLEKNLITSVRPEVFRTPTSNLSVLVMAKNPFDCTCESILWFVTWLNNTNMTNIPGLRNQYMCNTPLAYFNRPILDFDSLSCKDMTPFQALYILSSTAVLMLMFSALLVRFHGWRIQFYWNIVINRTLGFSDAKVEEGRDFEYDAYVIHAQEDASWVNRRLVPLENEKCQFCLEDRDSILGMSQLESIVNNMRNSRKILFVVTESLLNDPWCRRFQVHHALHQVIEASRDSVVLVFLQDVHDYKLSHSLFLRRGMLRPSCVLNWPVQKERVSAFHQKLLIALSMTNRLQE; encoded by the exons ATGTTACAGTTTGTGCACCGTCAAAGTCAG gtaTTTGAAACAATGTGTGTCCCTCGCTCCTGTCTCCTATTACGGATCCTCCTCATATGTAACTTCATTTCGGGACCGTACCGTTGCCTGGCCTCCCAGAAGAAGGCCACCTGCAAACTGCAAGATGGCAGAGCTGACTGCAGTCATCTCAGCCTCAGTGCAATCCCTCCAGATCTTCCCACGAACATCACCAGCCTGGATATGTCTCACAACAGATTGGCGCGGATTCCCCCTGATTCACTAAACCGATACTCAGGCCTGCTTCACCTCGACATCAGTTACAACAGCATCACCAAGCTGGATGGGGCTTTGTGCCAGAGCCTGCCTCTGTTGCAGACTCTGAACCTGAAGCATAATGAAGTGCATTTGCTGAAAGACGAAGATCTGAGCCATTGTACCGGTCTGATACAGTTGAATATGGGTAGCAATAGGCTAAAGCTACAAGGAGAACCCTTCTCTGTTCTACAG AACCTCAAGTTTCTTGACGTCTCGATGAACAAACTGCTGTCAGCCAAGCTTGGCTCTCAACCTCAACTCCCCAGCTTGGTGAAGCTCAGTCTTGGACACAATGATTTCACCACCCTGGCAAGGGAGGACTTTTCCTTTCTAAAACTTTCACACTATCTACAAGTCCTCAACCTGTCATCTGTTCCTCTAAAAATG ttgGAGTCTGGTTGCTTTAAGCCCATTTCAGGCCTGCGTACATTAATCCTTGACGGGAGCATTGTGGGCTCTCGTTCGCTCATTTCCAAACTCTGCTCAGAACTCTCAGGGACAGCTATCGATGCCCTGTCTCTTCAGAAGATGAGGCTGatcacactcacaaacacaaccTTCACAGGACTGCAGAGGACAAATCTAACCTTACTGGATCTGTCTGGTAATGCCATGGAAAAAATTGGAGAGGGCTCATTTCAGTGGCTGTCTAGACTCGAGTCTCTCATCTTGTCAAACAACAAGATCAAGCACCTGACCAATGGAACATTCCAGGGCcttaaaatgttgaaaaaactACAACTAACAAAGGCATTGGTGAAAGGTCAGAAATCCTCTCTCCCCGTTATTGATGATTTTGCTTTCCACCCGTTAAGCACGCTTGAGAGCTTGATATTACAGGGAACTGCAATTTATCAAATCACAGAGCACACCTTTACTGGCCTAACAAGTCTCACAGAGCTTGATATGAGCTGGAGCAGCTACATGCACACATCCGATAGGAGCATCACCAACAAAACCTTTGGCTCGCTTGCTGATTCACCACTCAGAAAGTTAAATCTGACAGGAAATAGTCTAAACCAGATAAATCCTGGAAGCCTCTCTGCTTTGGGAAATCTCACCATTCTCCTTCTAGATCACAACTTTATCAAGCAGACTCTTACCGGCAGTGAATTGGAAGGTTTAACTTATCTACAAGAGCTTCACATGACCAATAACTTCCAGTCAGTCAACCTGACCTCCAGCTCCTTTGTGAATGTGCCCAACCTCAGAGTCCTGACCCTGGGAAAAAGTCTTAAAGCTGAAGCCTTGAACCAGGAGCCCTCTCCATTCTGGCCACTGGCCAACCTCACCGTTTTGGATCTCAGCAACAACAACATTGCTAACATCAGAGAGAATATGCTGGAGGGGCTTGTGAACCTCAGGGTGCTCAAACTCCAACACAACAACTTAGCCCGTTTGTGGAAGATGGCGAACCTCGGTGGGCCCGTGTTGTTTCTCAAGGAGGCGCAAAGGCTGATAACCTTAGAGATGGATTATAATGGACTGGATGAGATTCCAATGAATGCTCTTAGAGGTTTGAGCAACCTCAAGGAGCTCAGCCTTAGTAACAaccttttaaacttttttaagTACTCAGTTTTTGATGACCTGCAGTCCCTTCGGGTTTTACGTTTAGAGAAGAACCTGATCACATCGGTGAGGCCCGAGGTGTTCAGAACTCCCACGAGCAACCTCAGCGTGCTTGTCATGGCCAAAAACCCATTTGACTGCACCTGTGAGAGCATTCTGTGGTTTGTGACATGGCTGAATAACACAAACATGACTAATATTCCAGGTCTCAGGAACCAGTATATGTGCAACACTCCACTAGCTTATTTCAATCGCCCCATCTTGGATTTTGACTCCCTCTCCTGCAAAGACATGACCCCATTTCAAGCTCTTTACATATTAAGCAGCACAGCTGTCCTAATGCTGATGTTTAGCGCACTTCTTGTTCGGTTCCACGGTTGGAGGATTCAGTTTTACTGGAACATAGTGATCAATCGCACATTAGGATTTAGCGACGCCAAAGttgaagagggcagagactttGAATATGATGCATACGTCATACATGCACAGGAAGATGCGAGCTGGGTAAATAGACGACTGGTCCCTTTAGAGAATGAGAAGTGCCAGTTTTGCCTGGAGGATCGAGATTCGATCCTTGGAATGTCTCAGCTTGAATCCATTGTAAATAATATGAGAAACTCCAGAAAAATCTTGTTTGTTGTGACCGAAAGTCTTCTCAACGATCCCTGGTGCAGAAG ATTTCAAGTCCATCACGCACTTCACCAGGTTATCGAAGCCAGCAGAGACTCAGTTGTTCTGGTCTTCCTGCAAGACGTGCACGACTACAAGTTGTCCCACTCACTATTCCTCCGCAGGGGCATGTTGCGCCCAAGCTGTGTCTTGAACTGGCCGGTCCAAAAGGAGAGGGTCTCAGCCTTTCACCAGAAGCTCCTCATTGCGCTCAGCATGACTAATCGACTGCAGGAGTGA